A region of the Lycium ferocissimum isolate CSIRO_LF1 unplaced genomic scaffold, AGI_CSIRO_Lferr_CH_V1 ctg1350___fragment_2___debris, whole genome shotgun sequence genome:
TATTTGTTTTGAAATACTACTTGTATTTCAAAACCAATTAAGTATTTATTTTACTAAGGAAACACCAATTAAGTatttattttactaaattacccatatatttttctttgaaaatctaTATATTCTATCGGTAGCTCGAGAATTGATGGCCGCCGGTATCTATTTTTACTTGCAGGTATACCCACTAATGGCAGCCATGACATTTGTAACGGGAATGTGCGTTTTTCAGCTGACAAGGAACGTTCTCTTAAACCCTGATGTCAGGTACGTGCCtactaattaattaaatctcATCTCACTATGCAAAGtgtctttgaatttttttttcccagtaaatttttatatattctgaTTGTTAAAATATATTGTAGGATCAACAAAGCTCATAGAAGCATGGCAGTacttgaaaatgaagaagaaggagagaaatatGCACAACACAAACTTCGCAATTTCCTTCGCAGTCGTCCACCACAAGTCATGCCTTCTATCAACCGTTTCTTCTCTGATGacaccaactgatcatatcTCAATCCAATTAAGAAATTCTGAATTATTCAGTCATGCATCTGTACAAAAAAGATTTCTAGCCATGATTGGTTTGACATATTTCTagttcctttttattttcttttggtttgaCATATTTCTagttcctttttattttcttttggtttgaCATATATGAAGTCGTGATATATGGTTTGTGTAATTTGAGTATTTCTACAGAGAtgtactattttttattttttttatgctgTTAAGATATCACAATCATTTTAGTGATTTACCCGTACAGTCATAAATAATAGTAcccactttttattttattttatgtgacactcttttattttttatttacatacGAAAAAATgatatctttctatatttaaaaataatttaactttaaaaaatttctCATATCACCCTTAATGACATGATTTGTTGGCCGGCAGAAATCTCATGACATTTTTAAAATCATCAcaatttccaaaaatttgtcttttcttttctaaactCCGTGTCCAATTCC
Encoded here:
- the LOC132042132 gene encoding uncharacterized protein LOC132042132 isoform X1; translation: MGRWIRPEVYPLMAAMTFVTGMCVFQLTRNVLLNPDVRINKAHRSMAVLENEEEGEKYAQHKLRNFLRSRPPQVMPSINRFFSDDTN
- the LOC132042132 gene encoding uncharacterized protein LOC132042132 isoform X2 — its product is MAAMTFVTGMCVFQLTRNVLLNPDVRINKAHRSMAVLENEEEGEKYAQHKLRNFLRSRPPQVMPSINRFFSDDTN